A region of Pseudobacteroides sp. DNA encodes the following proteins:
- a CDS encoding thioesterase II family protein, giving the protein MKRIKLFFLPYAGGTASVYLSWRKCLDQSIDIKPVELAGRGKRINEPLYKRVDEAAEDIFKVMSKEIGEGKYAIFGHSMGAILAFEIAKKINQANLKKPEHIFFSGRSALDSLAEPKYIYTLNDDQFIKSIIKYGGTNKEVFENDALKAIFLPILRADFSMVERYKFQNNNFRLGCDITILNGTEDKLVSFGDLKNWESLTYGSCKFYEFTEGHFFINKYKQEICKIISETLVDKYQG; this is encoded by the coding sequence GTGAAAAGGATAAAGCTTTTTTTTCTTCCCTATGCAGGAGGCACTGCATCGGTATATTTAAGCTGGAGAAAATGCCTTGATCAATCAATAGATATTAAGCCTGTGGAATTAGCGGGAAGAGGTAAACGTATTAATGAACCTCTATATAAAAGGGTGGATGAGGCCGCAGAAGATATTTTTAAGGTTATGTCCAAGGAAATTGGTGAGGGGAAATATGCTATTTTCGGCCACAGCATGGGGGCAATCCTTGCATTTGAAATAGCTAAAAAAATAAACCAAGCAAACCTGAAAAAGCCTGAGCATATTTTTTTCTCAGGCAGAAGTGCTCTTGATTCATTAGCAGAACCCAAATACATTTATACCTTAAATGATGATCAATTTATTAAATCAATAATTAAGTATGGTGGTACAAATAAAGAAGTATTCGAGAATGATGCTTTAAAAGCTATCTTTCTTCCTATTTTAAGAGCTGATTTTAGTATGGTGGAGAGGTATAAGTTTCAAAATAATAATTTTAGGCTAGGATGTGATATAACGATTTTGAATGGAACAGAAGATAAATTGGTTTCCTTCGGAGATCTAAAAAATTGGGAGTCACTGACTTACGGCTCATGCAAATTTTATGAGTTTACCGAGGGGCACTTTTTTATAAATAAGTATAAGCAGGAAATATGTAAAATAATCAGTGAAACACTTGTGGACAAGTATCAAGGTTAA
- a CDS encoding NCS2 family permease, with translation MKFLDNFFKLKENNTSVRTEVIAGFTTFITMAYIIFVNPSILKMAGMNSASALGDKAQGFTAFNDPVVGAVLVATCLSAALGTMLMGLIANYPFAQAPGMGLNAFFTFTVVIGMGYTWQQALAAVFISGVVFIIITLTKLREMIVDAIPLTLKHAVSGGIGLFIALIGFKNAGIVGSNPDTIIAFGNLTRPSTLLALFGLVVTGVLMTRKVKGAMIIGILITTVLGIILKIVPIPEGFTVVSAPPSLSPTLWKMDFPGLLRLDGNGGALAAITSILAIILSFTLVDLFDTIGTLVGTGNKAGMLDKNGKLPRINKALLSDSIATTAGAALGTSTVVTYVESSSGVVEGGRTGLTSVVVSIFFVLALFFTPVAGLVTSEATAPALIIVGVLMMGALKQIDFDDFSEALPAFLTVVMMPFTFSIANGIAAGLIVYPLVKIAAGKVRQVHPLVYILGFLFILRFVGMAEYGL, from the coding sequence ATGAAGTTTCTGGATAATTTTTTTAAGCTTAAGGAAAACAATACAAGCGTCAGAACCGAAGTCATTGCAGGATTTACTACATTTATTACCATGGCATATATAATCTTCGTAAATCCCAGTATTCTTAAAATGGCGGGAATGAACTCAGCAAGTGCACTAGGGGACAAAGCACAGGGGTTTACAGCCTTCAATGACCCAGTTGTTGGTGCTGTTTTGGTTGCTACCTGTCTTTCGGCCGCATTAGGAACCATGCTGATGGGTCTTATTGCAAACTATCCTTTTGCTCAAGCACCTGGAATGGGGCTTAATGCATTTTTTACGTTTACTGTAGTTATTGGAATGGGGTATACTTGGCAGCAGGCATTGGCGGCAGTTTTTATTTCAGGAGTAGTTTTTATCATTATAACCCTTACCAAACTAAGGGAAATGATAGTGGATGCAATACCCCTTACATTAAAGCATGCGGTTAGCGGAGGGATAGGGCTTTTTATAGCACTTATCGGCTTTAAAAACGCCGGAATCGTAGGCTCAAACCCAGATACAATTATTGCTTTCGGGAACCTTACCAGGCCTTCAACCCTGCTTGCGTTATTCGGGCTGGTTGTTACAGGAGTGTTAATGACCAGGAAGGTAAAAGGTGCTATGATTATTGGCATATTGATTACAACCGTGTTGGGAATTATTCTAAAGATAGTGCCCATACCTGAAGGATTTACAGTCGTATCTGCTCCACCCAGCCTTTCTCCTACACTCTGGAAAATGGATTTTCCAGGATTACTGAGATTAGACGGGAATGGTGGTGCATTGGCAGCAATAACAAGTATTTTAGCTATTATACTATCCTTTACACTTGTAGATCTTTTTGATACTATAGGAACTTTAGTGGGTACAGGTAATAAAGCTGGAATGCTCGATAAAAACGGGAAGCTGCCCAGAATAAACAAGGCATTATTGAGTGATTCCATTGCAACAACTGCCGGAGCGGCACTTGGAACCTCAACGGTAGTTACTTATGTAGAAAGTTCATCAGGTGTTGTGGAGGGGGGAAGAACAGGGTTAACGTCTGTTGTTGTCTCAATATTTTTCGTACTGGCACTATTTTTCACACCAGTTGCGGGACTGGTTACATCCGAAGCAACTGCACCTGCACTGATAATTGTAGGAGTTCTCATGATGGGAGCTTTGAAGCAGATTGATTTTGATGACTTTTCTGAGGCACTGCCTGCATTCCTGACAGTAGTAATGATGCCGTTTACCTTTAGTATTGCCAATGGGATTGCTGCTGGACTCATTGTTTATCCCTTGGTAAAAATAGCGGCAGGTAAGGTAAGGCAGGTTCATCCTCTGGTTTATATACTGGGATTTTTATTCATTCTAAGGTTTGTTGGAATGGCCGAATATGGGCTGTAG
- a CDS encoding class I adenylate-forming enzyme family protein produces MIDKNLNTLDKIYQSFVSNANPDDIIMYFNESQISVQMYIEGVDSYVRHLINLGVKSGEAVGYSMPNCPEVFCLFTAIARIGACAVPLFHMIPDAAKADIFRKSRVQIAVVSSKQYDSFKEASEKAVSPYRIVTIDKGSVCQYSFESSIDNIDLDKALANGISPDLPLIIASSSGTTGVPKLVAMSQSNVASEVYAAIDLITPIDSDCITRYRNSIAFPLSTAGIITVIGMIFVNIPIIFSQDISPIRFLQLMSMWKSQGLSAPPAYFEGILSLPMLDSFDLTSVKAIAGGMDFIFPSLVRRMKEKFINIRYFANGYGLIETSNVFMVCKQTVEDGYDKPTSMMRICRGTSNSIEVRGEDGNLVPLGCEGELYVRGSNVVKGYLNNPNESESSFSDGWFKTGDIVRNEGEGLITLLGRRKYLIKRGGKSISPIFVQDYLNKIEGVENSAVVGVPHQLYGEMIWAFIVVKNGFRLDLKDIMKHVRKELPNYMVPDQISFIDQIPKNSGVGKVDSEKLKEMALIELTNTYGG; encoded by the coding sequence ATGATTGATAAAAACTTAAACACCCTTGATAAGATATACCAAAGCTTTGTAAGTAATGCTAATCCGGATGATATAATAATGTACTTTAATGAAAGTCAGATAAGCGTTCAAATGTATATTGAGGGTGTTGATTCATATGTCAGGCATCTGATAAACTTAGGTGTAAAGTCTGGGGAAGCGGTGGGTTATTCCATGCCCAACTGTCCGGAAGTATTCTGTCTTTTTACAGCTATAGCAAGAATTGGGGCTTGTGCTGTTCCTCTTTTTCATATGATTCCTGATGCCGCCAAGGCGGATATATTTAGAAAAAGCAGAGTTCAAATCGCCGTTGTTTCTTCGAAGCAGTACGACAGCTTTAAGGAGGCATCTGAGAAGGCAGTTTCACCCTACAGGATTGTGACAATTGATAAGGGATCGGTCTGCCAGTATTCCTTTGAATCAAGTATTGATAATATTGACCTTGATAAAGCACTTGCCAATGGCATAAGCCCTGATTTACCTCTCATAATAGCATCAAGCTCCGGTACTACAGGGGTACCTAAATTAGTTGCCATGTCCCAGTCTAATGTAGCTTCAGAGGTCTATGCAGCCATTGATCTTATAACACCGATTGATTCCGACTGTATAACAAGATATAGAAACTCCATTGCGTTTCCTCTCTCAACGGCAGGCATAATAACGGTTATTGGCATGATATTTGTCAATATACCTATAATATTTTCTCAGGATATATCACCAATAAGGTTTTTGCAGCTGATGTCAATGTGGAAATCCCAAGGATTATCTGCTCCTCCTGCATACTTTGAAGGGATTTTGTCACTTCCTATGCTAGATAGTTTTGATTTGACCAGTGTTAAAGCCATAGCAGGTGGGATGGATTTTATATTCCCTTCACTTGTAAGAAGGATGAAGGAAAAGTTTATAAATATCAGGTATTTTGCTAATGGATATGGTTTGATTGAAACATCCAATGTGTTTATGGTATGCAAACAGACTGTTGAGGATGGGTATGACAAACCTACCAGTATGATGAGAATATGTCGGGGTACTTCAAACTCTATAGAGGTCAGGGGTGAAGACGGTAATCTCGTACCACTTGGCTGTGAGGGAGAGCTTTATGTGAGAGGAAGCAATGTGGTTAAAGGTTATCTTAATAATCCAAATGAGAGTGAAAGTAGCTTTAGCGATGGATGGTTTAAGACAGGAGACATCGTTAGGAATGAGGGAGAGGGCCTGATAACCCTGCTTGGAAGAAGGAAGTATCTTATTAAAAGGGGAGGCAAATCTATTTCCCCTATATTCGTTCAGGATTATTTAAATAAGATTGAGGGGGTTGAAAACTCTGCAGTAGTTGGGGTTCCCCACCAGCTTTATGGTGAGATGATATGGGCGTTTATTGTTGTTAAAAACGGATTTCGTTTGGATTTGAAAGATATAATGAAACATGTAAGAAAGGAATTACCCAATTATATGGTTCCTGACCAGATTTCATTTATTGACCAAATTCCAAAGAACTCCGGAGTGGGAAAGGTTGATTCTGAAAAACTTAAAGAAATGGCATTAATTGAATTAACTAATACATATGGAGGCTGA
- a CDS encoding YsnF/AvaK domain-containing protein — MVDDKKLILRQEELDISKNRVQIGQVELSKEIVEEHREVDVPVLHEEVVIERRAIDRHPSDSPIGEEETIRIPVTEERVEVGKHTVVTGEVLAYKREVEEHKKVVETLKKEEARVHKDGEPNIVGNESDYNLH; from the coding sequence ATTGTTGACGACAAAAAGCTTATCCTTCGTCAGGAAGAACTTGATATATCTAAAAACAGAGTACAGATCGGGCAAGTTGAGCTGAGCAAGGAAATTGTAGAAGAGCATAGGGAGGTTGACGTTCCTGTTCTTCATGAAGAGGTTGTTATTGAGCGAAGGGCTATCGACAGGCATCCAAGTGATTCCCCAATAGGTGAAGAAGAAACTATAAGAATCCCGGTAACTGAAGAACGAGTTGAAGTAGGAAAACACACAGTAGTTACAGGAGAAGTTTTAGCCTATAAGCGTGAAGTAGAAGAACACAAAAAGGTAGTTGAAACATTAAAAAAGGAAGAAGCTCGAGTTCACAAAGATGGTGAACCAAATATAGTCGGTAACGAATCAGATTATAACCTCCATTAA
- a CDS encoding YsnF/AvaK domain-containing protein, which yields MESDNYKILLREEELSISKKWVKTGDVIVRKDVLHDEISLTVPVLREELIIEKKIRGDDIEDTSEKTETIRIPICEERVEVVKHPVLLADVTIYKQMQQNIQHIDVSLKKENVSWQIEGSEYIAVKEIEKT from the coding sequence ATGGAAAGCGATAATTACAAGATTTTGCTTCGTGAAGAAGAGCTGAGCATCTCCAAAAAATGGGTTAAAACTGGGGATGTTATAGTCCGAAAAGATGTTCTTCATGATGAAATTTCCTTAACGGTTCCTGTCTTACGCGAGGAACTGATAATTGAGAAAAAAATTCGTGGTGATGATATTGAAGACACTAGCGAAAAAACAGAAACCATACGCATTCCCATATGTGAAGAACGGGTTGAGGTTGTCAAGCACCCTGTGCTGTTGGCAGATGTGACAATTTACAAGCAGATGCAGCAAAATATACAACATATTGATGTAAGCTTGAAAAAAGAAAATGTATCGTGGCAGATTGAAGGAAGCGAATACATTGCAGTTAAAGAGATTGAAAAAACATAG
- a CDS encoding TIGR00266 family protein, translating to MSQRSHEIDFEIIGSEMQLVEIELDPHESVIAEAGAMMYMDSYIQMETIFGDGSDKSNAGGLMGKFLTAGKRLLTGESLFMTIFTNCGSGKQRVSFSAPYPGKIIPMDLKQFNGELICQKDSFLCAAKGVSVGIAFNKKIGVGLFGGEGFIMQKLEGDGLAFVHAGGTIIKKELRLGETIRLDTGCLVALTRTVNYDIQMAKGIKSAIFGGEGLFLATLTGPGTVWLQSLPFSKLAGRIMSNAGSKSRDEGSILGGISNIFENR from the coding sequence ATGAGTCAAAGAAGTCATGAAATTGATTTTGAAATCATTGGCAGTGAAATGCAGTTGGTTGAAATAGAACTGGATCCTCACGAAAGTGTAATAGCAGAAGCCGGTGCAATGATGTATATGGACAGCTATATTCAGATGGAAACCATCTTTGGTGACGGCTCTGATAAAAGTAATGCAGGCGGCCTGATGGGTAAATTCCTTACGGCAGGAAAGAGACTTCTTACAGGAGAGAGTCTTTTTATGACCATTTTCACAAACTGCGGCTCGGGAAAGCAAAGGGTTTCTTTTTCAGCTCCCTATCCTGGCAAAATCATACCCATGGATTTAAAGCAATTTAATGGAGAGCTTATATGCCAAAAGGATTCATTCCTTTGTGCAGCAAAAGGAGTATCTGTGGGAATTGCATTTAACAAAAAAATCGGTGTAGGGCTGTTCGGCGGTGAAGGTTTTATTATGCAGAAGCTTGAGGGCGACGGGCTGGCCTTTGTTCATGCCGGTGGAACCATCATAAAAAAAGAGCTTCGTCTGGGTGAAACCATTCGTTTGGATACAGGCTGCCTTGTTGCTCTTACAAGGACCGTAAATTATGACATACAGATGGCAAAAGGTATTAAATCTGCTATATTTGGAGGAGAAGGTCTATTCCTTGCCACCCTCACCGGTCCTGGAACAGTTTGGCTCCAGTCACTCCCATTCAGCAAGCTGGCCGGCAGAATTATGTCAAATGCAGGATCAAAGTCAAGGGATGAAGGATCTATATTGGGCGGAATTTCAAACATATTCGAAAACCGCTAA
- a CDS encoding acyl carrier protein, whose protein sequence is MSRTVDWNDFALKVSEYVGVEKGEIEEDTNLYGDLGMDSLGLFSLGMYLTKTYKVTVPLSAVATIETCKDIFNIMNDCLAKKD, encoded by the coding sequence ATGAGTAGAACTGTTGATTGGAATGATTTTGCATTAAAGGTTTCAGAATATGTAGGTGTTGAAAAAGGTGAGATAGAAGAAGATACAAACCTTTATGGTGACTTGGGAATGGATTCTCTCGGACTATTCAGTCTTGGGATGTATCTGACGAAAACCTATAAGGTAACTGTTCCATTGTCTGCTGTTGCAACAATAGAAACCTGTAAAGACATATTTAATATAATGAATGACTGTTTGGCAAAAAAAGATTAA
- the uxuA gene encoding mannonate dehydratase, whose translation MKMTFRWFGESHDSIKLEHVRQIPGITGVVGALFDIPVGDVWPMENILQLKKTVEDAGLELEVIESVNIHEDIKLGLPTRDIFIDNYKHTIRNLGKAGVKVICYNFMPVFDWLRSELAFKLPDGSEVLYYDNNIIKDVDPIKLVEDMETNSNGFSLPGWEPYRLKELKETFDKYKHVDEDKLFSNLQYFLENIIPVCEEVDVKMAIHPDDPPWPLFGLPRIVTGKKNLERLVKLADSPYNGLTLCSGSLGANPENNIPELIRHFGSMGRIYFGHVRNIKFISERTFHETSHLSSDGSFDMFEIMKAYHDIGFEGYIRPDHGRMIWGEKARPGYGLYDRALGIAYLNGIWESLNKMQKIN comes from the coding sequence CATTCAGGTGGTTTGGTGAGAGCCATGACAGCATCAAGCTTGAGCACGTAAGACAGATACCTGGAATTACAGGTGTAGTTGGAGCACTTTTTGATATTCCTGTAGGTGATGTATGGCCTATGGAAAATATACTTCAGCTGAAAAAAACTGTTGAAGACGCAGGTTTGGAACTGGAAGTAATAGAAAGCGTCAACATCCATGAAGATATAAAACTTGGGCTTCCAACCAGAGACATATTCATCGATAATTACAAGCATACTATAAGAAACCTGGGTAAAGCAGGCGTTAAGGTTATCTGCTACAATTTCATGCCGGTATTCGACTGGTTAAGATCGGAGCTGGCCTTTAAGCTTCCTGATGGCTCGGAGGTGCTTTATTATGATAATAACATTATTAAGGATGTAGATCCCATAAAGCTGGTTGAAGATATGGAAACGAATTCAAACGGCTTTTCGCTTCCCGGATGGGAACCATACAGGCTTAAGGAATTAAAGGAAACATTCGACAAGTATAAGCATGTGGATGAAGACAAACTGTTTTCAAATCTTCAGTATTTCCTGGAAAATATAATCCCAGTATGTGAGGAGGTTGATGTTAAAATGGCCATTCACCCTGATGATCCACCTTGGCCTCTCTTCGGACTTCCCAGAATAGTTACTGGCAAGAAAAACCTTGAAAGGCTTGTAAAACTAGCAGATAGTCCCTATAACGGTTTAACCCTTTGCAGCGGATCTTTAGGTGCCAACCCCGAGAACAATATACCTGAGTTAATCAGGCACTTCGGCAGCATGGGAAGAATTTATTTCGGGCATGTAAGAAACATTAAGTTTATATCGGAAAGAACCTTCCATGAAACTTCCCACCTGTCATCCGACGGTTCTTTTGATATGTTTGAAATAATGAAGGCATACCATGACATAGGTTTTGAAGGATATATACGTCCCGATCATGGCAGGATGATTTGGGGCGAGAAGGCAAGACCCGGATACGGGCTTTATGACAGGGCTTTAGGAATTGCTTACTTAAATGGAATATGGGAATCATTAAATAAAATGCAGAAAATAAATTAA
- a CDS encoding tetratricopeptide repeat protein, which produces MSIFETIVGKLGNLSIKIKLAFYGIKLRLNKRNTELLLDMAVLSDSIGNDMRSEELYKKVLEINNKEARAYYGLATLHDNKGEYQQAIKNYKRAIEINPMYSRAWFFLANALDETGFREEAIEAYKKVIEIVPDDFWAHNNLGVIYEEMANDMEALKHFKESMEIDPYHYKAHFNMGVIWFKLGYIEKAIEEYEASIGMKRDSPYAYLNLSIIYKDRNDYKRAVEVISDGIRNNINCSFLYYNRALFLMYEGCEGGAVKDLETAVTLSPELLEYLEKDEEFSSLHELEGYTRIFDND; this is translated from the coding sequence ATGAGTATATTTGAAACAATTGTGGGTAAGCTTGGGAATCTATCGATAAAAATTAAATTGGCATTTTATGGGATAAAGTTAAGGCTAAATAAGAGAAATACCGAGCTTTTACTTGATATGGCAGTATTAAGCGACTCTATTGGAAATGATATGAGGTCTGAAGAGCTTTATAAAAAGGTCCTGGAGATAAATAATAAAGAGGCAAGGGCTTATTATGGGCTTGCTACTTTACATGATAATAAGGGGGAGTACCAGCAAGCTATAAAAAACTATAAAAGAGCAATTGAGATTAACCCAATGTACAGCAGAGCGTGGTTTTTTCTAGCTAACGCCTTGGATGAAACAGGCTTCAGGGAAGAGGCCATTGAAGCCTATAAAAAGGTCATCGAAATTGTGCCTGATGATTTTTGGGCCCATAACAATTTGGGGGTTATCTATGAGGAAATGGCTAATGACATGGAAGCTTTAAAGCATTTTAAAGAAAGTATGGAAATAGATCCTTATCATTATAAAGCCCATTTTAATATGGGAGTAATATGGTTTAAGCTGGGATACATAGAGAAAGCAATAGAGGAATATGAAGCATCCATAGGTATGAAACGAGATAGCCCTTATGCTTATTTGAACCTTTCGATAATCTACAAGGACAGAAATGATTATAAAAGGGCGGTTGAAGTAATAAGTGATGGAATAAGGAATAATATCAACTGCTCATTTTTATATTATAACAGGGCTTTATTTCTTATGTATGAGGGCTGCGAAGGTGGAGCTGTAAAAGACCTGGAAACTGCCGTAACTTTAAGCCCGGAGTTATTGGAGTATCTTGAAAAGGATGAGGAATTCAGTTCGCTGCATGAGCTTGAAGGATACACTAGGATTTTTGACAACGACTAA